From Parambassis ranga chromosome 9, fParRan2.1, whole genome shotgun sequence, the proteins below share one genomic window:
- the cenph gene encoding centromere protein H isoform X1 → MDSSDNMGNVNHMVESVALNDAPAPDSSIEQKDASPLDILRIKEQMSNQCFEMELQLHTEKSKRSCSTSDTERDLQDYISEIERVKTIHFNNTLALHRMQMWHAIGEQLKQNDPEADTLKALSERCMALCSNIKQLQQESRILQDQITEIQKKRLEMKRLTHEKMKEMEKIMSKEEHADTERYKAVLEKGQANLEKYRKITAMTQNVFKGILLACKINWLDDPKLRELAMTLEDSPISE, encoded by the exons ATGGATTCGTCTGACAACATGGGAAACGTCAATCACATGGTGGAGTCTGTGGCATTGAATGATGCTCCTGCTCCTGACAGCTCCATCGAACAGAAGGATGCCTCTCCTTTAGACATACTGAG aataAAGGAGCAGATGTCCAACCAGTGTTTTGAGATGGAGTTACAGCTCCATACAG AAAAAAGTAAAAGATCATGCAGCACAtctgacacagagagggactT GCAAGATTACATCAGTGAGATTGAAAGGGTCAAGACAATTCATTttaacaacacactggctctgCACAG AATGCAGATGTGGCATGCTATTGGAGAACAGCTGAAACAGAATGATCCAGAAGCAGA taccCTTAAAGCTCTGAGTGAGCGCTGCATGGCTCTTTGTTCAAACATAAAACAACTTCAGCAA GAATCAAGAATTCTTCAAGATCAAatcacagaaatacagaaaaagagACTTG AGATGAAAAGACTCACTCATGAGAAGATGAAAGAGATGGAAAAGATAATGTCCAAAGAGGAGcacgcagacacagagaggTACAAGGCTGTGTTGGAGAAGGGACAGGCCAACCTGGAGAAATACAGAAAGATAACTGCCATGACACAGAATGTCTTCAAG GGGATCCTTCTAGCCTGTAAAATCAACTGGCTGGATGATCCTAAACTTCGAGAGCTCGCCATGACGCTGGAGGACTCCCCTATCTCTGaataa
- the LOC114441393 gene encoding zinc finger BED domain-containing protein 1-like, whose protein sequence is MKRTGRRRSSVWDCFEQVGTFVRCMKCDATLKYCGGATSSMMSHMSRHHPSTTPLDEDEKPVICTVQCLDEESTSSSDIMQVAVMSPNINATTTTAAPPERDYGERKRLKRSSVWDIFVKVEDEVHCTICDTKLKYRSSTTSMMYHIKNKHPDTVPNDGVSLAAHAEVTELISRMIEKDMLPISVVNGDGFRELLAYTVHSYKMPSAGDITRIIESHFNEKVEELLELLGRVEKVSLTADFWTALPYQKYITISCSFITEDWQGRSAVLQTHKLSSQSHTTTDGITDRLLSTVQTWGIAGKVTACVHNNTHNMLTAQACPRVTWDYATCFATTLQLAVSEGLSEDLLRIVVAAGKLVRHFNHNMLASEALEHKQVQMCLPQHKLIQSSKARWDTICDMFERLLEQRWAIKAVLSDRSVTNRQEAQTLEIEDDCWQIIENFTPVLATLKWATTVISAKAEVSISNIYPITFSLIQTHLVPKENNVEQVSEFKLKVQRSLRTLMEVDSSDLASKPALIASMLDPRHKHLSFLTPTGRLAAKVKLHELVSKLDVVTTNVGAKDEQQETLVTPDISQVTMPSQMRTDTKNTMVLLLGDNYSSSYATDTEAQVDYYLRDIAPSLDINPLDWWRVNGPRFPKLATLARHYLCVPGTSLPSLLSEGGQTFAAMRTRLSPEHVDMMIFVNRNA, encoded by the exons ATGAAGCGGACGGGGAGGAGACGGAGCTCCGTGTGGGACTGCTTTGAACAAGTGGGGACCTTCGTCCGCTGCATGAAATGTGACGCCACGTTAAAGTACTGCGGCGGAGCCACCAGCTCCATGATGAGCCACATGAGCAGGCACCATCCGTCCACGACACCGCTAGACGAAGACGAGAAGCCTGTGATTTGTACCGTGCAGTGCTTGGATGAGGAGAGCACTTCTAGTTCAGATATCATGCAAGTTGCTGTCATGTCACCCAACATTAACgcaaccaccaccaccgctgccCCTCCTGAGCGCGACTACGGAGAGAGGAAGCGCCTGAAGCGGAGCTCTGTCTGGGATATTTTTGTCAAAGTGGAGGACGAGGTTCACTGCACGATATGCGACACTAAGCTCAAGTACAGGAGCAGCACCACCAGCATGATGTATCACATCAAAAACAAGCACCCGGACACCGTACCTAATGACGGGGTGTCCCTGGCAGCACATGCAGAGGTGACAGAGCTCATCTCCAGAATGATAGAGAAAGACATGCTCCCCATCAGCGTGGTTAATGGTGATGGCTTCCGTGAGCTACTTGCGTACACTGTGCATAGTTACAAAATGCCATCTGCTGGCGATATTACCCGCATCATTGAAAGCCACTTTAATGAGAAGGTAGAGGAGCTGTTGGAGCTGCTGGGTAGAGTGGAGAAAGTGTCTCTCACTGCTGATTTCTGGACAGCCCTCCCTTATCAGAAGTACATTACCATTTCCTGTTCATTTATAACAGAAGACTGGCAAGGCAggtcagctgtgctgcagacacacaagttGTCCTCACAAAGCCACACTACTACAGATGGCATCACAGACAGGCTCCTCAGCACGGTGCAGACCTGGGGCATCGCTGGGAAAGTGACAGCATGTGTTCACAACAACACGCACAACATGTTGACAGCTCAAGCGTGCCCCCGTGTCACCTGGGACTACGCCACTTGCTTTGCAACTACACTGCAGCTTGCAGTCAGCGAAGGGCTGAGTGAGGATCTGCTCCGCATTGTTGTCGCTGCCGGAAAACTCGTCCGGCACTTCAATCACAACATGCTTGCGAGTGAGGCACTAGAACACAAGCAAGTTCAGATGTGCCTTCCACAGCACAAGCTTATCCAGTCCAGCAAGGCTAGATGGGACACCATCTGTGATATGTTTGAACGTTTGCTTGAGCAACGGTGGGCCATTAAAGCTGTGCTCTCTGATCGCTCAGTCACCAACAGGCAGGAAGCTCAGACCCTGGAAATTGAAGATGACTGCTGGCAAATCATTGAGAATTTCACTCCAGTTTTGGCAACACTGAAATGGGCAACCACAGTCATATCTGCCAAAGCAGAGGTGTCCATTTCAAACATCTACCCAATCACATTCAGCCTTATTCAGACTCATCTTGTGccaaaagaaaacaatgttgAACAAGTTTCAGAGTTTAAACTGAAAGTACAGAGGTCGCTTAGAACTCTCATGGAG GTTGACTCCAGTGACCTCGCTTCAAAACCAGCTCTGATTGCCTCCATGCTCGACCCTCGTCACAAACATCTCAGCTTCCTGACGCCAACAGGGAGACTGGCTGCAAAGGTTAAACTTCATGAGCTAGTTTCAAAATTAGATGTGGTAACCACAAATGTGGGTGCAAAGGATGAACAGCAGGAGACCCTGGTCACACCTGACATCAGCCAGGTGACTATGCCCTCACAAATGAGAACTGACACTAAAAACACCATGGTGTTGCTCCTAGGAGATAACTACAGTTCCTCCTATGCCACAGACACTGAGGCTCAGGTAGATTACTACTTGAGAGACATTGCTCCCTCATTGGATATCAACCCTCTGGACTGGTGGAGGGTAAATGGACCAAGATTCCCCAAACTGGCAACTCTGGCCAGACACTACCTGTGTGTACCTGGGACATCACTGCCATCTTTATTGTCAGAAGGTGGACAAACATTTGCAGCAATGCGTACAAGACTGAGCCCCGAGCATGTTGACATGATGATCTTTGTGAACAGAAATGCATAA
- the nol6 gene encoding nucleolar protein 6 produces the protein MNMKKKQAAAEDPAEMSPSDSPHEEEADEAPIKAKRSKPEEGEDMVYHPVKLSRNDLYRPPTAEELSQLKEAESLFHCSLLKMQMEELLKEVTLSERRKQHIDSFIQTVTKLLQTVPESPVVEVADLSWLSGAVKVPFLLMPKTTKGKFHMAPPAAVDLIGSYPLGTCTKPHIVVDLAVTIPADILHPKDVINQRYPRKRALYMAGLAQHLTSSPDIGPMRYSSLHGNRLRPVLLLTPPENTLSSFTVRVHACPPPGFFKPSRFHPQKNNIRTDWYTGLQTTSSETNEPPTPHYNSSILGDLLPRAHLQFLSAVSCQCTAFADGVALLKVWLRQRELNQGTGCFNGFLASMLLAYLLMSHRVSNTMTAYQLLRNSLNFLASTDLTVNGISLVKNPDSTAPSLAEFHSAFEVVFVDPSGHLNLCADMTACTYKQLQHEASVSMQFWDNPTIDGFHSLLMTPKPMIRTSDHVFQLCELVKLQSSCKKLNLLNELMDHSGNYVQTVLPFILSLLQRGLGQRIHLLTHSLSPDPEWSVESEAPKYKAQPPLSFGLLLRPELAASVLERGPQADSPKAAEFRQLWGPRSELRRFQDSAITEAVLWDGESMCQKRLVPKQIITHLLQLHADIPESCVRYVGAMVDDVIKTGSEVPSTGEEESLVVVQSFDDLSRKLWRLENLPLSITAVQGAHPALRYTQVFPPVPLKLDYSFFEREKTSKSLVPKEGKPCPAYITPITVICHMEGSGKWPHDKFAIRHIRAAFHIRLAELLMKHHGYTCRPCPTHLDVWKDGLVFRIKVAYHREPQVLRESVNAEGLLVVRDNEEAQALEMATIHKPLLTSTLHGLQQQHPCFGAVCRLAKRWLGAQLFSDDITEDTADVLVASLFLQPAPFTVPSSPQVGFLRFLHLLSSFDWRNNPLIVNLNNQLTATDYTEIKNGFMASRESLPVMFIATPKDKNVSLWTRRAPNVQMLQRAMTVAAESLKVLEHQLMDGSQTQDVRVVMRPPLDAYDVLIHLNPKQVPLLSQAVDPPAVTFSRGVMTSSAAQSGGALPVIDYNPVSLYLAELREAFADTALFFCDPCGGTVIAVLWKPKAFIPAPFKTSQVSARNVEVSGEVANTVPNVEAILEDFRILGKDLVKSVEAKSEKWSL, from the exons ATGAACATGAAAAAGAAGCAGGCCGCAGCAGAAGACCCAGCAGAG aTGAGTCCTTCTGACTCTCCTCATGAAGAGGAGGCAGATGAGGCTCCCATTAAAGCCAAAAGGAGCAAACctgaggagggggaggacaTGGTCTATCATCCTGTGAAACTGTCCCGCAATGATCTGTACAGACCTCCTACAGCAGAGGAGCTGAGCCAGCTCAAAGAAGCCGAAAGCCTGTTCCACTGCAGTCTGCTCAAAATGCAG ATGGAAGAACTGCTTAAAGAGGTCACCCTGAGTGAGCGCAGGAAACAGCACATCGATTCCTTCATTCAGACTGTCACCAAGTTGCTCCAGACTGTGCCAGAATCACCAGTGGTTGAG gTGGCTGATCTGTCATGGCTGTCTGGTGCCGTTAAGGTCCCTTTTCTCCTGATGCCCAAAACAACAAAGGGCAAGTTCCACATGgcacctcctgctgctgttgatcTGATTGGTAGCTACCCTCTGGGAACCTGTACTAAGCCTCATATTGTAGTGGATCTGGCTGTCACAATACCGgct GATATTCTTCATCCAAAAGATGTCATCAATCAGAGATACCCGAGGAAAAGGGCTCTCTATATGGCAGGCCTGGCCCAGCATCTAACTTCCTCTCCTGACATTGGCCCTATGCGTTACTCCTCCCTCCATGGGAATCGACTCCGACCTGTTCTGCTGTTAACCCCGCCAG AAAATACCTTGTCCAGTTTCACTGTCCGTGTCCATGCCTGTCCCCCTCCTGGGTTCTTCAAGCCCAGTCGTTTCCACCCACAAAAGAATAACATCCGAACAGATTGGTACACTGGGTTGCAGACAACATCCTCTG AGACCAATGAACCTCCTACACCACATTACAACAGCTCTATTTTGGGGGATTTACTGCCCAGGGCACATCTCCAGTTTCTTTCCGCTGTTAGTTGCCAGTGCACAGCTTTTGCAGATGGGGTGGCTTTGCTCAAAGTCTGGCTTCGTCAGAGAGAACTCAACCAG GGAACTGGTTGTTTTAATGGCTTCTTGGCTTCAATGCTGTTGGCTTATCTGCTGATGAGTCACAGAGTCAGTAACACCATGACAGCCTATCAGCTGCTTCGAAATAGCTTGAACTTCCTGG CATCTACAGATCTGACAGTGAATGGAATTAGCCTAGTAAAAAATCCTGACTCTACAGCT CCGTCTCTTGCAGAATTCCACAGTGCTTTTGAGGTTGTGTTTGTTGACCCATCAGGACACCTGAACTTGTGTGCCGACATGACTGCCTGCACATACAAACAG CTGCAACATGAGGCATCTGTATCAATGCAGTTTTGGGACAACCCAACAATCGACGGGTTCCACAGCCTCCTCATGACGCCCAAACCTATGATAAGGACAAGTGACCATGTATTCCA GTTATGTGAACTGGTGAAACTTCAGTCCAGCTGTAAGAAGCTGAATCTTCTCAATGAGCTGATGGACCACAGTGGAAATTATGTCCAAACTGTCCTTCCTTTcattctgtcactgctgcagcGAGGACTTGGCCAAAGGATTCACCTCCTTACCCACTCCCTGTCTCCTGACCCTGAG TGGTCTGTGGAGAGTGAAGCCCCAAAGTACAAGGCCCAACCTCCCCTCTCCTTTGGTTTGCTCTTAAGGCCAGAGCTGGCAGCTTCTGTCCTAGAAAGAGGCCCTCAAGCTGACAGTCCCAAG GCAGCAGAATTCCGTCAGCTGTGGGGCCCTCGCTCCGAGCTGCGTCGCTTCCAGGACAGTGCCATCACAGAAGCTGTGCTGTGGGACGGAGAGAGCATGTGCCAGAAGCGGCTAGTCCCCAAACAGATCATCACACACTTACTACAGCT GCATGCAGACATCCCTGAATCCTGTGTGCGGTATGTCGGGGCGATGGTGGATGACGTcatcaaaacaggaagtgag GTGCCTAgtactggagaggaggagagtctAGTGGTGGTTCAGTCATTCGATGACTTGAGCAGGAAACTGTGGAGACTGGAAAACCTGCCTCTCTCCATCACAGCAGTGCAGGGAGCCCATCCCGCCCTCAGATATACGCAG GTCTTTCCCCCTGTGCCACTAAAGCTGGACTACTCCTTCTTTGAGAGAGAAAAGACTTCCAAATCACTGGTGCCCAAGGAAGGAAAACCATGTCCTGCTTACATCACCCCCATCACAG TAATCTGTCACATGGAGGGGAGTGGAAAGTGGCCTCATGATAAATTTGCCATCCGTCACATCAGAGCTGCCTTCCACATCCGACTTGCAGAGTTACTGATGAAGCACCATGGATATACATGCAGGCCCTGCCCCACACATCTAGATGTCTGGAAG GATGGCTTGGTGTTTCGCATCAAGGTGGCATACCATCGTGAGCCTCAGGTGTTGAGAGAGAGCGTGAATGCTGAGGGTCTGCTGGTTGTAAGGGACAATGAGGAGGCTCAGGCTTTGGAGATGGCTACCATTCACAAACCTCTGTTAACCAGCACATTACATGG cctccagcagcagcacccgTGTTTTGGGGCAGTGTGTCGGCTGGCCAAACGCTGGCTGGGGGCTCAGCTCTTTAGTGACGacatcacagaggacacagcagACGTGCTGGTGGCGTCGCTCTTCCTGCAGCCTGCACCCTTTACCGTTCCCAG TTCTCCTCAGGTGGGCTTCCTCCGTTTCCTTCATCTGCTCTCCTCCTTTGACTGGAGGAACAACCCGCTGATAGTCAACCTCAACAACCAGCTCACAG CCACTGACTACACTGAGATCAAGAATGGTTTCATGGCCTCCAGGGAGTCTCTGCCCGTCATGTTTATAGCTACGCCTAAAGACAAAAACGTGTCTCTGTGGACCAGACGGGCACCTAACGTACAG ATGCTGCAGCGTGCGATGACGGTGGCTGCAGAAAGTCTTAAAGTATTAGAACATCAGCTGATGGATGGCAGCCAGACACAAGATGTCAGG GTGGTCATGCGTCCTCCTCTGGATGCCTACGATGTGTTGATTCACCTGAACCCGAAGCAGGTACCCCTGCTCAGCCAGGCAGTCGACCCTCCAGCCGTCACCTTCAGCAGGGGTGTCATGACCAGCTCCGCAGCTCAGTCTGGAGGGGCCCTGCCAGTAATCGACTACAACCCTGTGTCCCTCTATCTGGCAGAGCTAAGA GAGGCTTTTGCAGACACGGCTCTCTTCTTCTGTGATCCCTGTGGTGGAACAGTAATCGCAGTTTTATGGAAACCGAAGGCCTTCATCCCAGCGCCCTTTAAG ACCTCACAAGTCTCTGCCCGGAATGTGGAAGTGAGTGGGGAAGTAGCAAACACTGTTCCTAATGTGGAAGCCATACTGGAGGACTTCCGGATCCTGGGGAAAGACTTGGTCAAATCAGTGGAAGCTAAGAGCGAAAAATGgtctttataa
- the cenph gene encoding centromere protein H isoform X2 — protein MSNQCFEMELQLHTEKSKRSCSTSDTERDLQDYISEIERVKTIHFNNTLALHRMQMWHAIGEQLKQNDPEADTLKALSERCMALCSNIKQLQQESRILQDQITEIQKKRLEMKRLTHEKMKEMEKIMSKEEHADTERYKAVLEKGQANLEKYRKITAMTQNVFKGILLACKINWLDDPKLRELAMTLEDSPISE, from the exons ATGTCCAACCAGTGTTTTGAGATGGAGTTACAGCTCCATACAG AAAAAAGTAAAAGATCATGCAGCACAtctgacacagagagggactT GCAAGATTACATCAGTGAGATTGAAAGGGTCAAGACAATTCATTttaacaacacactggctctgCACAG AATGCAGATGTGGCATGCTATTGGAGAACAGCTGAAACAGAATGATCCAGAAGCAGA taccCTTAAAGCTCTGAGTGAGCGCTGCATGGCTCTTTGTTCAAACATAAAACAACTTCAGCAA GAATCAAGAATTCTTCAAGATCAAatcacagaaatacagaaaaagagACTTG AGATGAAAAGACTCACTCATGAGAAGATGAAAGAGATGGAAAAGATAATGTCCAAAGAGGAGcacgcagacacagagaggTACAAGGCTGTGTTGGAGAAGGGACAGGCCAACCTGGAGAAATACAGAAAGATAACTGCCATGACACAGAATGTCTTCAAG GGGATCCTTCTAGCCTGTAAAATCAACTGGCTGGATGATCCTAAACTTCGAGAGCTCGCCATGACGCTGGAGGACTCCCCTATCTCTGaataa
- the LOC114441428 gene encoding betaine--homocysteine S-methyltransferase 1-like, which produces MESNKRRGILERLNAGEVVVGDGGYVLQLERRGYVKAGHWAPEAAVEHPEAVRQLHREFLRAGANVMQTFTFYCSEDKLEISGNVTNITGAQINKAACDLAREVASEGDALVAGCVSKTPCYENSHSETAVKAIFKKQMDDFLKKDIDFFIAEFVNHVEEAVWAVEVLKTSGKPVAATLCMSPHGDMQRVPPGECAVRLVRAGADIVGVNCHLDPLTCVRTVKLMKEGLEKAGLKAHLMIQPLGFHTPECNFGGYTSLPEYPFALEARAMTRWDVHKYAREAYNAGIRYIGGCCGFEAYHIRAIAEEFAAERGFLPPASKKHGLWGAGLEMHTKPWVRARAHREYWENLLPASGRPKCPSMATPADDYEK; this is translated from the exons ATGGAGAGCAACAAGAGAAGG ggtaTCTTGGAGCGTCTGAATGCTGGGGAGGTGGTTGTAGGAGATGGAGGTTATGTACTGCAGCTAGAGAGGCGTGGCTACGTGAAGGCGGGACACTGGGCACCTGAGGCTGCAGTTGAGCACCCTGAAGCAG tgCGGCAGCTGCACAGGGAGTTCCTGAGAGCCGGAGCCAATGTGATGCAGACATTCACCTTCTACTGTAGTGAGGATAAACTGGAAATTAGCGGCAACGTCACAAATATCACT GGGGCTCAGATTAATAAGGCTGCCTGTGACCTGGCCAGAGAGGTGGCCAGTGAGGGTGATGCACTGGTCGCTGGGTGTGTGTCAAAGACTCCCTGTTATGAGAACAGTCACAGTGAAACAGCAGTCAAAGCCATCTTCAAGAAACAAATGGATGATTTCCTCAAAAAGGACATAGATTTCTTCATCGCAGAG TTTGTGAATCATGTTGAAGAGGCAGTGTGGGCAGTGGAAGTGTTGAAAACAAGTGGTAAACCAGTGGCTGCGACTCTTTGCATGTCTCCTCATGGAGACATGCAAAGAGTCCCACCAGGAGAGTGTGCTGTCAGGCTGGTCCGAGCTG gGGCAGACATTGTTGGTGTGAACTGCCACCTGGACCCTCTGACGTGTGTGCGTACTGTAAAGTTGATGAAAGAGGGATTGGAGAAGGCTGGTCTTAAAGCCCATCTCATGATACAGCCTCTGGGTTTCCACACTCCTGAGTGCAACTTTGGTGGATACACCAGTCTACCTGAGTACCCCtttg CACTGGAGGCCAGAGCAATGACCCGCTGGGATGTACATAAATATGCCAGAGAGGCATACAATGCAGGAATCCGCTACATTGGTGGCTGCTGTGGATTTGAGGCGTACCATATCAGAGCTATAGCCGAAGAGTTCGCTGCAGAGAGAGGATTCCTACCACCGGCCTCGAAAAAGCACGGGCTGTGGGGAGCCGGTCTGGAGATGCACACTAAACCCTGGGTCAGAGCCAG AGCCCATCGGGAGTACTGGGAAAACCTCCTGCCTGCATCAGGACGTCCCAAATGCCCTTCCATGGCCACACCAGCTGATGACTATGAAAAATAG
- the dimt1l gene encoding dimethyladenosine transferase — translation MPKVKAEKKSRQHQEVKNQGIMFNTSIGQHILKNPLVVNGIIEKAALRPTDVVLEVGPGTGNMTVKLLEKAKKVVACELDCRLVAELQKRVQCTPMQTKLQILVGDVLKTELPFFDVCVANLPYQISSPFVFKLLLHRPFFRCAVLMFQREFAMRLVAKPGDKLYCRLSINTQLLARVDHLMKVGKNNFRPPPKVESSVVRIEPKNPPPPVNFQEWDGLVRIAFVRKNKTLSAAFKSTAVEQLLEKNYRIHCSVHNVEVPADFSIAKKIESVLQEADFSEKRARSMDIDDFMVLLHAFNSAGIHFS, via the exons ATGCCGAAGGTAAAAGCGGAGAAGAAAAGCAGGCAGCACCAAGAGGTTAAAAACCAAG GGATTATGTTCAACACCAGCATTGGCCAGCACATCCTCAAGAATCCCCTGGTTGTCAATGGAATTATTGAAAAG GCTGCACTGAGGCCGACAGATGTGGTCCTGGAGGTGGGACCTGGTACTGGTAACATGACAGTTAAACTCCTGGAAAAGGCTAAGAAA GTGGTGGCCTGTGAGTTGGATTGCAGATTGGTAGCTGAACTTCAGAAGAGAGTACAGTGCAC GCCCATGCAGACTAAACTTCAAATATTAGTTGGTGATGTATTAAAGACAGAGCTGCCTTTCTTTGACGTCTGTGTGGCTAATTTACCGTACCAG ATTTCGTCCCCATTTGTCTTCAAGCTCTTGCTGCACCGACCTTTCTTCag GTGTGCTGTGTTGATGTTCCAGAGAGAGTTTGCAATGCGGCTGGTTGCCAAACCAGGAGACAAACTGTACTGCAGACTGTCCATCAACACACAACTGCTGGCTCGTGTAGACCATCTCATGAAG GTGGGGAAGAATAATTTCCGTCCTCCTCCTAAAGTGGAGTCAAGTGTCGTCAGGATAGAACCtaaaaatcctcctcctccagttaaCTTCCAG GAGTGGGATGGTCTAGTCAGAATAGCCTttgtgaggaaaaacaaaacactcagTGCAGCTTTCAA GTCTACTGCAGTGGAACAGCTGCTGGAAAAGAACTACAGAATTCACTGTTCGGTTCACAATGTG GAGGTTCCTGCTGACTTTAGCATCGCTAAGAAAATAGAGAGTGTTCTACAAGAGGCAGACTTTAGTGAGAAGAGAGCCAGGTCCATGGACATTGATGACTTCATGGT aCTGCTCCATGCATTCAACTCTGCAGGGATTCACTTTTCCTAA
- the LOC114441394 gene encoding cocaine- and amphetamine-regulated transcript protein-like: MGNWCVYLFFTLLCFTELFSSYGYIQTEEHKRKYLTYFTTAEDSNEKQLINNLHEVLERLQNYQLPALRKKHGYLPLCDPGDQCALRKGSRIGKLCDCTLPRTCNSFLHRCL, from the exons ATGGGAAACTGGTGTGTGTATCTTTTCTTTACGCTACTATGTTTCACAGAACTCTTTTCCAGCTATGGTTACATCCAAACAGAGGAACACAAAAGAAAATACCTAACTTATTTCAccacagcagaggacagcaaTGAAAAGCAGCTG ATCAATAACTTACATGAGGTTTTGGAAAGACTTCAGAACTATCAATTACCAGCTCTTAGAAAAAAGCACGGCTATTTGCCTCTG TGTGATCCAGGAGATCAGTGTGCACTCAGAAAAGGCTCCAGGATTGGAAAACTATGTGACTGCACTCTGCCGAGAACATGCAACTCTTTTCTACACCGCTGTTTGTGA